In the Natronoglycomyces albus genome, CTTCGAACTGGGTGCCCGGTTCAAAGCCGGGCCAGATGGAGACCGTGGCGTCCATGTCGGCGCGCAGCGTGTCCAGTTTGCCGCGCACGGCCTCACCGGCGACCAGCATCGACAGGGTCAGTCCGATCGCGACGGCCAGGACGAGGACTACCGCGCCAGTCCTGGCCTTGTTGCGTAGTGCGTTTCGCGCGCCCCGGGCGATAACGCTCATTGGGAACCTCACAGTGGGTTGGGGGAAGATGGGCGCCGAAGCGGTTGCCCGCTCTGGCCTGGCTAACCCAACCACCGAAAACACCGCTGTGGTAGGTCAGAGGGCACTTTCCCAGGCAACTCTGATGAGCAGCCCAGCGCTTCCTCACGAAAGCCGGGCATGATGATGGTTGTGTCACTTTCTTCTGAGCCCACGCTGATGACTTCGCGTCACGCCGACGGCAGCCCAATCCGGGTCTTGATCGCTGAGGACGAGGAGCTGCTTGCGGGCATGCTTGAGGACGCTCTCAACTTCGCTGGCTATGACGTGCGCGTCGCGCATACCGGCACCAAGGCCATGGGCGCGGTGGACCAGCATCGTCCGAACGTGATCTTGCTGGATGTCAACCTGCCTGACTTCAGTGGTTTCGCGATTGCCCAGCGGCTGCGCAATCGCCGTGATTCCACGCCGATCATTTTCCTGACCGCCCGGGACACGCCCAAGGATGTGCGGGATGGGTTCCTCGCTGGTGGCGACGACTATCTGACGAAGCCGTTTCGGCTTGAGGAGCTGCGTTTGCGCATGGAGGCGGTGTTGCGGCGGACGCTGGCCGGGCGGGCCGAGGACGCCCATCTGTTGCGCATTGGCGATTTGACGATTGACACGGATGCGCATCAGGTGTGGGTGGATGATTCTGAGGTGACGTTGTCTCCCACCGAGTTTCGGTTGCTGTCGCATTTGGCGGGCAACCCCGACCGGGTATGGTCGCGAGCCGACCTGTTGCGGCTGGTGTGGGGCTTCGCAGTCGACACCGATACTTCCCTTGTGGAGACGTATATTTCCTACTTGCGACGCAAACTCAACTCGAACCTGATTCAGACGGTGCGTGGCGTTGGCTACGTGGTGCGGACACCTAGGCCCTCATGACGATCAAGGTTCGGCTCATCGCGTCCATGGCGCTGTTGTTGTGTATCGCGGCGGTGGCTATCGGGGCGATCGCCATCAGCGCGGTCACGAACAGCATGACCGACCGGGCCGATGAACAACTGCGCGAGTATCTGGAACAGCCGGCAGTACAAACTACGGTGATTATTGGCGAAATGGAGCCGGTGCCGACCTCACCGGCCTCGCCCTATACCCCGGTTGCTCTCTTGGCGGTCACCGAAAGTGGCCAGGTCGTTGGCGAATTCTTGGCCGGTTATTCCACCGATCGGCTGGCGCGGCCGGAGGTGCCTGATCCGCTACCGACTCCCGGCCAGATCATCACAGTGCCAGCGGCGGACAAGTCGGTGGATTACCGGCTGATGTCGCTGGCCGGGACGCATACGTTGTCTTCGAACATGCACGAGGAACCCTTGCAACTAGTCGCGGCCTATCCGCTGACGGAGCTGGCGGCCATCCGCAACAATCTGGTGACAACGATGGTCACGGCCGTCGTCCTGGTCCTGCTGGCCAGCGCGGCGGCGAGTTGGTGGATTACACGCCGGGGCCTGCAACCGGTGGAGGCCATGATCGATACTGCTGCCGCTATTGCCGATGGAGACCTCAAGCGGCGGGCCGATGCGCCTGGGCACACCGAGATGGGGCGATTGGCGACGTCGCTGAATCGGATGGTTGGCACGCTGGTGAACACGATTGGCCAGCGGGAGGCCGAGCAGGCGAAGCTTCGCCGGTTTATCGCCGATGCCTCTCATGAGCTGCGAACCCCGTTGGCGACGGTGAGCGGTTACGCAGAGTTGTATGAGTCCGGTGGGGCCCAATCGGGGCCGGAGTTGGATCGGGCGATGAGTCGTATCCGGGTGGAAAATCAGCGGATGGCACGTCTGGTGGACGACTTGTTGTTGTTGGCCAGATTGGACGAGGACGCCGATGACGTGTGGGAGCCGTGCGACCTTGGCGACCTAGCTCGGGACGTGGTCGAGGATGCCACGGCGGCACACCCGGAACATCCGGTGACCGTATCGGTGCCGGACGATCCGGTCATGGTGCGCGGCGATGGTTTCCGGCTGCGGCAAGTGCTGGGGAACCTGCTCAACAATGCCCGGCAGCACACGCCGGAGGGCACGCCCGCGCGCCTCAAGGTGCGTCACGACGGCGCTGAAGCTGTGGTGACGGTGAGCGATGACGGGCCGGGGATACCGCTGGAGCATCGCCGAAGAGTTTTCGAGCGGCTGTACCGGGTGGACGAGTCGCGCTCGCGCGCCACGGGCGGGGCCGGACTGGGTTTGGCCATTGTGGAATCCATTGTGAGCGCCCATGATGGCACTGTGTCGTTGGCTGACACCTACCCGGATGCCCGGGCATCCCGATCACCCGAAGCACCGGGAACGAAGGTAACGATTCGCCTTCCCTTGGCACGGTGAGTTATTCGACCTGCCTCAACTTCGGGGAGGCCCGGCGCCAGCAACACTACTGGCTTCGAAAGCAGCGTCTAGTCAGGTACGCAGCAGTAAAGCAAGGCGGTCATGGTGGTCCCTGAGGTGATATCGCCAGCGTCGATGAGTCGGCGGTCCAGGTGGCGTCCGTCGGGCAGCTCAATATCAGCCGTGCGCCCGTGGACCCATTGGTCTTGGTACAAAGTTCGCTTGGAGTTGACCCGCCAGCGCACTACGCTCCCAACTCAGCTAGTTGGGAACCGGCCCGGTTCTGCCAGTCACGATTCACCACACGATCAAACCATCCGCGCGGCACATCTACGCCGCCTCGGCCACTTCCCCACCGGTGGCAGCGGTGAGGAACTGATTACTACCTCAGTCGTAGATGCGCTGGTAACACCACCCCTTCGCCGGCGATTCCTCCCAGTACAGGTTTGAACGCCTAAGTACACCCGGAAGCGGCATCAGCTCTAAATTGGGTCATCCAGTGTCGTGTGTACGACATTCGACACGGCGGAGGTGCGCCGGTCAGAGAATTGCTCGAAATAGGCTATATATGCCCTCATAAAGCAGTAACCCCGGGACATGCCGTAACAGAGGTCTACCGGGGCCTTCGGGAGGAATTTTACATGCCCCTGCCGAGGGGGCGCAAGTAACCATGCTGTCGAGAAAGAAAGGCATGGCTCACGGCCGTGCTTCCGCAGATAAATCCAGAATCCTCACCTCACCTCGACACTTTGTACCAACGTCTGTCACTCCCGCGCCTTAAAAGCTATTCAACGGCAGCTCAGAGCCCTATTGAGACTATGCGGCTGTACGACTGGAACATTGCAGCGTCGGCGGCCTTCTTCGCCGACCTACACAGATTCGAGGTCGTCCTACGAAACGCCCTACACTCCCATGCCGCCCGAGTCTTTTCAGAGAACTGGTTCGACCGCCCGGACTTGCTCACTGAAAGGGGTCGTGCGGATGTCAATAAGGTCAAGACCCGAATCCGAGGCCCAATCTCGTCGGACGCGATCGTGTCCGAATTGAGCTTCGGGTTCTGGAGGTACTTGCTGTCGCATCGCTACGAGCAGACGCTGTGGACCCCGGCACTAAGACATGGGTTTCCCCACCTCCATCCACAAGCACGCAAGGAAGTCGAGCGGCGGGTTAAGTACCTCAACGAGCTGCGCAACCGGATCGCCCATTGCGAACCGATACTCCGGCGCGATCTTGAGCAAGACCGAAACGATCTCCTCTTGGTGGTTGGCTGGATTTGCCCCGAAGCCCGATCATGGATCGAATCGACCAGCGTCGTCCGGCAGTGTCTTCAAGCGAGGCCCGGACGGCTTTGGACCAAGCGTTAGTCCACATCGGCCCGGTTCTGCCAGTCAGGATTCACCACACGATCAATCGTCCACGCGGCACATCTACGCCACCTCGGCCACTTCCCCACCGGCGGCAGCGGTGAGGAACTGATTACTACCTCGGTCGTAGATGCGCTGGTAACACCACCCCTTCGCCGGTGACCCCTCCCGTACCTCACTGGTACTGTCGGCGGTTAAATAAAGAGGCAACACGGACGTTCCCCGCGCGGGGATGACCCCGTCGTCGCGGGCACTTTGGCGGCGGGCAGGCAGGGCACACATCTTCGATAAGGACAATCGCACAGAATGTTTCGTCGCTTCCCCCCCAAACTGCTGTACGTACTGAGCACCTCCAGCTTGGCCGTACTGGGTCTCGCCGTGGCCCTCACCACGGCCCAGGCGTGGCTGGCCATCGCATTCGCGCTGGCCGCCCTGGTCCTGTCCTGGACGCAGCACCGCTGGGACGGTCTGGGAGAAAACCTCACCCCACGCTGCCTCGCGGTCGCGGCGCTCTTGACGACCACGCTGAGAACCTCCGACTCCGTCGACCTCCCGCTGCTGGTCACCGGCGTGATGCTGCTGGGAATCATCGCGCTGGAACAAGTTCTCTATGTCGCCGTCACGACCAATAACTTGCATACGTTGCGGTTGCCCATTGAGCGCACGGTGATGAGCCGCGTCATCGGCCCCCGTAACACCTACCGTCTCGTCACCGCGCTGACTGGGGTGGTCGCCGCCGCCACCATCGCGTCCTTGACTATCGGCTCGACGGCTCTTTCGCTAGCGGCCGGGGCCCTCGTGCTCGCCTCCGGGGTAGCGTTCCTCGCCTGCATGGCGCTGGCTTGGAAGCAGCGACGCAGCGCCGCCCACGCCGGGGATGCCGCCGTGTACCAGGCTGTGGCCGACTATCGCCC is a window encoding:
- a CDS encoding sensor histidine kinase; the protein is MTIKVRLIASMALLLCIAAVAIGAIAISAVTNSMTDRADEQLREYLEQPAVQTTVIIGEMEPVPTSPASPYTPVALLAVTESGQVVGEFLAGYSTDRLARPEVPDPLPTPGQIITVPAADKSVDYRLMSLAGTHTLSSNMHEEPLQLVAAYPLTELAAIRNNLVTTMVTAVVLVLLASAAASWWITRRGLQPVEAMIDTAAAIADGDLKRRADAPGHTEMGRLATSLNRMVGTLVNTIGQREAEQAKLRRFIADASHELRTPLATVSGYAELYESGGAQSGPELDRAMSRIRVENQRMARLVDDLLLLARLDEDADDVWEPCDLGDLARDVVEDATAAHPEHPVTVSVPDDPVMVRGDGFRLRQVLGNLLNNARQHTPEGTPARLKVRHDGAEAVVTVSDDGPGIPLEHRRRVFERLYRVDESRSRATGGAGLGLAIVESIVSAHDGTVSLADTYPDARASRSPEAPGTKVTIRLPLAR
- a CDS encoding response regulator transcription factor, coding for MTSRHADGSPIRVLIAEDEELLAGMLEDALNFAGYDVRVAHTGTKAMGAVDQHRPNVILLDVNLPDFSGFAIAQRLRNRRDSTPIIFLTARDTPKDVRDGFLAGGDDYLTKPFRLEELRLRMEAVLRRTLAGRAEDAHLLRIGDLTIDTDAHQVWVDDSEVTLSPTEFRLLSHLAGNPDRVWSRADLLRLVWGFAVDTDTSLVETYISYLRRKLNSNLIQTVRGVGYVVRTPRPS